A window of Natrinema salaciae genomic DNA:
GTTCGGGGTACTCCTGGCGGAGCGACATCGAACAGGAACTACAGGAAGCGACGATGTCCGCACCCTCCTCGAGCGCCGCGGCGAGTTCGCGGACGTTCGTCTCGGCCGACCGGCGCGCGTCCTCGAGCATCCCGTTGGCGAACATCGGCGTCCCCGAACAGTGCTGCTCGGGGACCATGATCTCGTAGCCGAAGTGTTCGTAGACGCGGACCAGGGCCTTCGCCACCTCGGGCGTGTTGTAGTTCGCGTAGCAGCCGTGGAAGTACGCGATGCGCTTGTCCTCGTTTCGCACCTGCGCACCGCCTCGAGCCGTCCACCACTCCCGAAAGGTCTCCGTCGCGAACGCCGGGAACTCCCGCTCGCCCGTGATCCCGAGCACTTTCTCGCCCAGCCACTGGGTCACCGACAGCCCCATGACGAAGTTCGTCGTCCGCGGGAACGCGGCCCCGAGCGGGGCGAGTCGCCGGTAGTTGGCGAGAATCCGATTGCGGACGTACTCCCGCGAGAACGTGTCCATCTGTTCCTCGACGTACTCGCCCCGGGCGGTGTTGTGCATCTGCGAGAGCGGGACGTCGGAGGGGCAGGCGCTGTCACAGCGCATGCAGTTCGAACACTTCATCACCGAGTCGTCGATGTCCTGATCGTCCTGGCGCTTGAGCCGCCACTGTTCGGGGCCCTGGAACTTCGGCCCGGGGAACTCGTCGTCGACCTCGGCGACGGGACAGTTGGTGTCGCAGGTCGAACACTTGTAACAGTTGTCCGCGCCCGGCCGGAGGTCCATCTCCTCGGCCTCTGGAAAGACCTGAATCGGCTCGAACTCGTCGTCTCCCGGTGCGCCATCGTCGGTCGGTCGTTCTGCATCACTCATCGAATCACCGTAGTCGGTCGGTCGCTGTCGGTCGCGTCGTGCGGTCGCCCTGTCTCCCGGTCGCTCGGCGGTCGCTCGAGTCGGACCCTCGGGAGGGGGCGGTCGCGGATCATCGACCCCCCTCCGTCCCGGCGCGTCGGCCGGCGACGTAGCCCGTCGCGAGCGACACGCCGGCACCGGACTTCTCCGCCGCGAAGTCGTAGCCGCCCAGTACCGCGCCCGCGGCGCGCAGGTTCGAAAACTCGGGGTCGGCGGCGGCGTCGAGCGGGCGGAGGTCGCGGTCGACCGCCAGCCCGAACCGCGCGTAGGGCTGGTCGCCGAAGGCGTCGTCGACGAACCAGTCGTAGCGGTCGGTCGGGTGCGGGACGTGGCAGTCGAAGATCGGTTCGAACACCCGTTCGCGTTCCGACCGCACGCCCTTCCCGACCAGTCCGCCCGTCGCGAGCACGTACTGGTCGGCCCGGTGGGGAATTTCGGTCCCGTTGCGGTCGACGATCACGTGGTCGATCCGTTCGGGGTCGGTCGGGGTCGTCTCGTACTCGACCACCGGAACCCCGGTCGTCACTCGAACGCCCGCGTCCTCGAGCGCCCCGTAGAGCAGGTCCTCGAGTCGCAGTCCGGGGAGGCTCGGCGGTCCCATCGGGACTTCGAAGACGTCGACGCCGAGCCGGTCCGCGAGTTCGGCCCTGACCGCGTCGGTCCGTTCGTCGCCGAGGACGGCGGGGAAACCGACGCGAGACGCGTCCTCGAGATGCGGGCGGACGGTTTCGGCGAGGGCCTCGCGAGCGGTCGCGTCCCCCCCAGCAGTCCGGACGGTCTCCGGCTGATCGAGCAGGTGCGCGTACCGCGTGACCTTCGCGTCGTCCCGGGCGATGCCCGGGAACCGAACGGTCACGCCGCGGGCCGCGAAGGGCGCACCCGCCGCCTCGAGGTGTGCGGCCGCGAGCGGTGCCTCGAAGTCGGGGAGCGTCTCGAACCCGACGAGCAGGGTGTCGCGGTCGTCGCTCGCGAGGCCGGCGGCGGTCCCGGCCGGGTACCGCGCGGTCGGCTTGACGGTGCCGCCGTGGGTCGGGACGAGCGCGTTCGCGTCGGTGTGTGCCCCCGCGTACGCGTCGCCCGCGACGTCGTCGAAGAACGAGAGGGCGTCGTGGACCGCCTCGATACCCACCCGCTCGTAGGGGTGACCGTCGGGGAGGTCCGCGAGCGCCTCGAACGGATCGACGAGGGGGCCGTCGCCGGCCGGCGTGTAGCCCAGCACGTCGATCAGCCCGCTGGCGTGGCGGAGCGTGCTCTGCTTGGCGGACACGAGCCGAACCTGTACGTCCCGGTCGGCGGCGGCGAGCGCGGCGGTCGCGCCGGCGAGGCCACCGCCGACGATGAGGACGTCGTCTTCGATCGCCATTCAGCGATCGCCTCCGTCGAACGACGCGAAATCGACGGCCGCCGGCGCGTTCGCCGGATCGCGATCGCGGTTCATCGTCGTCGCGTGCAGCGCGTAGTTCAGCATCGCCTGGGAGAGCTGCTCGCCCCACAGCGCGTGGCGCTCGCCCTTCCAGCGCTCCTGGTAGAGCTCGTCCAGCGCCTCGCGGACCGTCTCCTCGTCGTAGGCCGGGTGGAGCTCGTTCGCCATGTTCTGACAGCAAAAGCCGCCCTGACAGTTGCCCATCGAGGCGCGGGTGCGGATGCGAACCGCGTTCAGGTCCGAACCCGACTGGGTGATGGCGTCTCGAATCTCCGCGCGCGTTACGCCTTCACACTGGCAGATCACGGGGTTCGCGTCGTCCGTCTCGAGCACCTCGCTCGCGCGACTCCCCAGTCGCTGCTTGCTCCGGCGGGCCACCGGCGAGCGCAGTCCGAAATCGTCCATCCCCCGCTCGAGGGCCTCGAGGTTCTCGCTGCCGGGGAGTGGTTCCTCGGCGGTCGCACAGCCGGCGGTTGCGCCGAGCTTCTCGCAGACGTGGTCCGAGATCTCTTCGGCCATCGCCCGGTAGGTCGTGAACTTCCCGCCGACGATGCTCGACATCCCCGAGACGCCGTCGCGATCGGCGTGGTCGAGCAGGAAGAAGTCCCGCGTGATGTCGGTCGGGTCCTGTGTCCCGGTCCCCGGGGGCTCGTACAGCGGCCGCACGCCCCAGAACGAGCGGATCGTCCGGGCCTCCTGGAGGATCGGGACGAGTTCCGAGAGGGTGTCGATCATCTGGTCGACTTCCCATCCCGCCTCGGGGTAGTCGTCCGGGTCCGAGACCTCCTCGTCGGTCGTGCCGAGGATGGCCGTCGTCTCGTGCGGGACGACGATGTCCGCGTCGCCTTTCGGTCGGCACCGGTTGATGACGGTGTCGACCTGCCGGACGTTCATGATCGTCATCACGCCCTTGGAGGGCCGAACCTCGATCTCGAGGTCGGCCATCGCACCGATCTGACCGGCCCACGCGCCGGTCGCGTTGACGACGTACTCGGCGGTGATCTCCTCGGTCGTCCCCGGCGTCTTGTGGGTGCGCTTTCCGGGACCGGAGTCGTGTCGGACCTCGACGCCGTAGATGTCGTCGCCGTCGCGCAGGAGATCGATCACCTCGGCGTGGGTCTCGACGCGCGCACCGTGGTTCTCGGCGTCGATCGCGTTCGCGACGCAGAGTCGGAACGGGTCGACCGCACCGTCGGGAACCTCGATCGCTCGCGTCACGTCGCTCGCGAGGTAGGGCTCGACCTCGCGGGCTTCCGCGCCCGACAGGACGCGGGCGGGGATTCCGCAGTCCCGACAGCCCTCGAGTTTCTCCCGGAAGTAGTCGTCCGAGTCCTCGGGCCGCTGGACGAACAGCCCGCCGGTGGGCTCGACGCAGTGGCCGGCGATCTCCCGAAGGATCTCGTTTTCCTCGATACACTCCGTCGCGCTGGCCTGGTCGGAGACGGCGTATCGCCCGCCGCTGTGCAGCAGGCCGTGCATTCGACCGGTCGTCCCGTCCGTGAGGTTGCCTCGCTCGACGAGCGTGACCTCGAGGCCGCGCATCGCCAGATCGCGGGCGATGCCACAGCCGGTCGAACCACCGCCGAGTACGAGAACCTCGGTATCGCGTGCCATTCCTTCGTTGGCCCCTACGGACACCCGCGTCTTTACTTTATCGACGGTACGAGAACGCCCATAACAATTGACTGGTCTCGAGGAAACGCGGCATCGAACGAAGCCGCAATTCGCCGACGGGATGGAGGCGAGCCGCGCTAAAGTGCTGAAAAAAATCGTGTTCGGCCCCACAGCCGTCGACCAGCTCGATTGCGTTATGATATTTGGATTATGGATTTAGCAACATTTATAATGATCGTAGAAATTGTTTACCAGTAGCACGCTGCCGACAGTAAACGCGGCGCGTGGGAGTCTGGGTGACCACTATGACAGAGAATACCTATGTCGGTGCGGTAGACCAGGGAACGACCGGGACGCGCTTCATCGTGTTCGATCACGAGGGGCAGGTCGTCGCGAACGCCTACGAGAAACACGAACAGATCTACCCGGAACCGGGCTGGGTCGAGCACGACCCGATGGAGATCTGGGAGAACACCAAGGACGTCATCAGGCAGGCGCTCGGGCAAGCGGGGGTCAGTCCCGACCAGCTCGAGGCCATCGGCGTGACCAACCAGCGGGAGACGACGCTCCTGTGGGACGCCGACTCCGGTCGGCCGGTGCACAACGCCATCGTCTGGCAGGACCGCCGGACGACCGACCGCGTCGAGCAGCTCGAGGACGACGATCTGGTCGGGACGATCCGTGAGAAGACCGGACTGGAGGCCGACGCCTACTTCTCGGCGACGAAGGCCGAGTGGCTGCTCGACAACGCCGATCCGATCAAACTCGAGCGCTCGCGGCCCGAGGACATCCGCGACCGCGCGGAGAAGGGTGATGTCCTGTTCGGCACCATCGACACGTGGCTGATCTACAACCTCACGGGCGAGCACATCACCGAGGTCACGAACGCCTCGCGGACGATGCTGTACAACATCCACGACCTCGAGTGGGACGACGACCTCCTCGCGGAGTTCGACGTTCCCGAGGCGATGCTCCCCGAGGTGCGGCCGTCGAGCGACGACGCGACGTACGGATCGACCGATCCGGACGGCTTCCTCGAGGCCGAGGTTCCGGTCGCGGGCGCGCTGGGCGACCAGCAGGCCGCCCTCTTCGGGCAGACCTGTTTCGACGCCGGCGACGCGAAGAACACCTACGGTACCGGGTCCTTCTTCCTGATGAACACCGGCGACGAGGCCGTCGAGAGCGACCACGGCCTGCTGACGACGATCGGCTTCCAGCGCTCGGGCGAGGACGTCCAGTACGCGCTCGAGGGCTCGATCTTCATCACCGGCGCGGCGATCGAGTGGCTCGAGGACATGACGCTGATCGACGACCCGGCCGAGACGGCGGAGCTGGCCCGCAGCGTCGACTCGACGGACGGCGTCTACGTCGTCCCCGCCTTCACGGGACTGGGTGCGCCCCACTGGGATCAGCGCGCACGCGGGACCATCGTCGGCATGACCCGCGGCACGCGGAAAGAACACGTCGTCCGCGCGACCCTCGAGTCGATCGCCTACCAGACGCGCGACGTCGCGGAGGCGATGGAGGCCGACTCGGGGATCGAGATGCGGTCGCTGAAGGTCGACGGCGGCGCGGTCAAGAACAACTTCCTCTGCCAGCTCCAGTCGGACATCATCGGCTCCGAGATCGTTCGTCCGGTCGTCGACGAGACGACGGCGCTGGGCTCGGCCTACGCGGCCGGCCTCGCCGTCGGCTACTGGAGCGACCCCGACGAACTCCGGAGCAACTGGCAGGTCGACGCGGAGTTCACACCTGAGATGGATCCGGACGCCGCCGATCGGCGGTACGACCGCTGGTCGGACGCCGTCGACCGATCGCGTGACTG
This region includes:
- a CDS encoding anaerobic glycerol-3-phosphate dehydrogenase subunit C, whose translation is MSDAERPTDDGAPGDDEFEPIQVFPEAEEMDLRPGADNCYKCSTCDTNCPVAEVDDEFPGPKFQGPEQWRLKRQDDQDIDDSVMKCSNCMRCDSACPSDVPLSQMHNTARGEYVEEQMDTFSREYVRNRILANYRRLAPLGAAFPRTTNFVMGLSVTQWLGEKVLGITGEREFPAFATETFREWWTARGGAQVRNEDKRIAYFHGCYANYNTPEVAKALVRVYEHFGYEIMVPEQHCSGTPMFANGMLEDARRSAETNVRELAAALEEGADIVASCSSCSMSLRQEYPELFDFDGTEDVAENTWDAVEYLRVHEDLEGELEGTSVGDEFEDFAYHAPCHARNQGLDGQTTEVLSAIEGVDAHDVGDSCSGISGTYGWKAENYETSMKIGAEMFDHMEDADATAGLTECPTCSMQMEHGTGYEITHTLEVLEAALVGAATEAGAQ
- the glpB gene encoding glycerol-3-phosphate dehydrogenase subunit GlpB, whose translation is MAIEDDVLIVGGGLAGATAALAAADRDVQVRLVSAKQSTLRHASGLIDVLGYTPAGDGPLVDPFEALADLPDGHPYERVGIEAVHDALSFFDDVAGDAYAGAHTDANALVPTHGGTVKPTARYPAGTAAGLASDDRDTLLVGFETLPDFEAPLAAAHLEAAGAPFAARGVTVRFPGIARDDAKVTRYAHLLDQPETVRTAGGDATAREALAETVRPHLEDASRVGFPAVLGDERTDAVRAELADRLGVDVFEVPMGPPSLPGLRLEDLLYGALEDAGVRVTTGVPVVEYETTPTDPERIDHVIVDRNGTEIPHRADQYVLATGGLVGKGVRSERERVFEPIFDCHVPHPTDRYDWFVDDAFGDQPYARFGLAVDRDLRPLDAAADPEFSNLRAAGAVLGGYDFAAEKSGAGVSLATGYVAGRRAGTEGGR
- the glpA gene encoding anaerobic glycerol-3-phosphate dehydrogenase subunit GlpA, which gives rise to MARDTEVLVLGGGSTGCGIARDLAMRGLEVTLVERGNLTDGTTGRMHGLLHSGGRYAVSDQASATECIEENEILREIAGHCVEPTGGLFVQRPEDSDDYFREKLEGCRDCGIPARVLSGAEAREVEPYLASDVTRAIEVPDGAVDPFRLCVANAIDAENHGARVETHAEVIDLLRDGDDIYGVEVRHDSGPGKRTHKTPGTTEEITAEYVVNATGAWAGQIGAMADLEIEVRPSKGVMTIMNVRQVDTVINRCRPKGDADIVVPHETTAILGTTDEEVSDPDDYPEAGWEVDQMIDTLSELVPILQEARTIRSFWGVRPLYEPPGTGTQDPTDITRDFFLLDHADRDGVSGMSSIVGGKFTTYRAMAEEISDHVCEKLGATAGCATAEEPLPGSENLEALERGMDDFGLRSPVARRSKQRLGSRASEVLETDDANPVICQCEGVTRAEIRDAITQSGSDLNAVRIRTRASMGNCQGGFCCQNMANELHPAYDEETVREALDELYQERWKGERHALWGEQLSQAMLNYALHATTMNRDRDPANAPAAVDFASFDGGDR
- the glpK gene encoding glycerol kinase GlpK; translation: MTENTYVGAVDQGTTGTRFIVFDHEGQVVANAYEKHEQIYPEPGWVEHDPMEIWENTKDVIRQALGQAGVSPDQLEAIGVTNQRETTLLWDADSGRPVHNAIVWQDRRTTDRVEQLEDDDLVGTIREKTGLEADAYFSATKAEWLLDNADPIKLERSRPEDIRDRAEKGDVLFGTIDTWLIYNLTGEHITEVTNASRTMLYNIHDLEWDDDLLAEFDVPEAMLPEVRPSSDDATYGSTDPDGFLEAEVPVAGALGDQQAALFGQTCFDAGDAKNTYGTGSFFLMNTGDEAVESDHGLLTTIGFQRSGEDVQYALEGSIFITGAAIEWLEDMTLIDDPAETAELARSVDSTDGVYVVPAFTGLGAPHWDQRARGTIVGMTRGTRKEHVVRATLESIAYQTRDVAEAMEADSGIEMRSLKVDGGAVKNNFLCQLQSDIIGSEIVRPVVDETTALGSAYAAGLAVGYWSDPDELRSNWQVDAEFTPEMDPDAADRRYDRWSDAVDRSRDWARDGEE